A genomic region of Terriglobia bacterium contains the following coding sequences:
- the pdxA gene encoding 4-hydroxythreonine-4-phosphate dehydrogenase PdxA: MIAITMGDSSGVGPEIVLHSFAKGELPREFIVVGDLSVLNLCNDMLHYRVPLHRVSDSLTLKPDSLNVYDLEMLKAEDLRPGEISRLSGQAALRYVEVATRMALDGNVDAVVTLPVNKEASRLTEPDFTGHTEYIAKLCGKQRSTLMLASPKAIVSHVTTHVSLRKAIDLIRKQRVLDTVRVTSEVVPRLRNSNRIAVAGLNPHAGENGSFGREDLDEIRPAIIEAQEEGIDVRGPFPPDTIFMDLLKGRYDAIVCMYHDQGHIPMKILDFEGATNVTLGLPVIRTSVDHGTAFDIAYKGIAFTSSLRDAAQMALKLAGK; encoded by the coding sequence ATGATTGCGATAACAATGGGCGATAGCAGCGGCGTTGGCCCGGAGATTGTGCTTCATTCGTTCGCCAAAGGCGAACTTCCGCGAGAATTCATTGTTGTCGGCGACCTCAGCGTTCTCAATCTCTGCAATGACATGCTGCACTACCGAGTTCCGCTCCATCGTGTCTCCGATTCGCTCACTCTTAAGCCCGATTCGCTCAACGTTTACGACCTGGAAATGCTGAAAGCGGAGGACCTTCGCCCCGGAGAGATATCGAGGCTGTCAGGACAAGCGGCGCTGCGTTACGTCGAGGTGGCGACTCGGATGGCGCTGGACGGAAATGTAGATGCAGTTGTGACGCTGCCCGTCAATAAGGAAGCTTCACGTTTGACTGAACCCGACTTTACCGGCCACACCGAATATATTGCCAAGCTATGCGGCAAGCAGCGCAGCACGCTGATGCTGGCATCTCCAAAGGCAATCGTCAGCCATGTAACAACCCACGTGTCGCTACGGAAAGCAATTGATCTGATTCGGAAACAACGTGTTCTGGATACTGTTCGGGTAACGAGCGAAGTAGTACCCAGGCTAAGGAACAGCAACCGAATCGCGGTTGCAGGTTTGAATCCCCATGCTGGGGAGAATGGTTCTTTTGGGCGTGAGGACCTCGACGAAATACGTCCCGCCATTATCGAGGCTCAAGAAGAAGGAATCGATGTTCGTGGACCTTTTCCTCCTGACACAATCTTCATGGACCTACTCAAGGGCCGATACGACGCAATCGTTTGCATGTATCACGACCAGGGACACATTCCAATGAAAATTCTCGATTTTGAGGGGGCAACAAATGTGACTCTCGGCTTACCCGTGATCCGTACATCGGTCGATCACGGAACCGCATTCGACATTGCTTACAAGGGCATTGCGTTTACAAGCAGCCTACGCGATGCCGCGCAGATGGCGCTGAAACTCGCAGGCAAATAA
- a CDS encoding mandelate racemase/muconate lactonizing enzyme family protein, with amino-acid sequence MRITQIVEETVPIRSEMANAVISFKEMTASAVAIATDVMRDGHRVTGYGFSSNGRYGQSGILQSRMIPRLLAAPESALLDDMGSNFDPERCWRVMMRNEKPGGHGERSVAVGALDMALWDIVAKIEGKPLFRTLADRYRGGKADRDVWVYAAGGYYYSTRGLDALKDEMKSYLGMGYDTVKMKIGGASLPEDLERIEAVLSVLGEGQTLAVDANGRFDTKTAIEYGRALDGYGLQWYEEPGDPLDFELLKSVAQSCRTPLATGENLFSFQDARNLIRYGGLDPKTSVLQIDPALSYGLVEYLRILGMLAELGWSSRTCIPHGGHQLTLHIAAGLGLGGNESYPGIFQPFGGFADRERVQQGRVRLPEEPGIGIELKSELYKLFRRMAA; translated from the coding sequence ATGAGAATCACCCAGATCGTCGAGGAAACGGTTCCCATCCGCTCCGAAATGGCGAACGCTGTTATCAGCTTTAAGGAGATGACAGCCTCAGCTGTTGCGATCGCGACTGACGTCATGCGGGATGGGCACCGTGTCACTGGATACGGGTTTAGTTCGAACGGACGATATGGCCAAAGCGGGATCCTGCAAAGCCGCATGATTCCCCGCCTGCTTGCAGCGCCAGAGAGCGCGTTGCTTGACGACATGGGTTCCAATTTCGACCCGGAACGATGTTGGCGCGTAATGATGCGCAACGAGAAACCGGGCGGTCATGGGGAACGCAGCGTCGCTGTCGGCGCTCTCGACATGGCCTTGTGGGACATCGTTGCAAAAATCGAAGGCAAGCCTCTGTTCCGGACTCTCGCCGACCGGTATCGCGGAGGCAAAGCTGACCGCGATGTCTGGGTGTATGCGGCCGGCGGTTATTACTACAGCACACGCGGGCTCGACGCTCTGAAGGACGAGATGAAGAGCTACCTCGGCATGGGCTACGACACCGTAAAGATGAAGATTGGCGGCGCATCCCTTCCCGAGGACCTGGAGCGAATCGAAGCTGTACTATCGGTATTGGGAGAAGGCCAGACGCTGGCGGTTGACGCCAATGGTCGCTTCGACACGAAAACCGCTATTGAGTATGGTCGCGCGCTCGACGGCTACGGTCTGCAATGGTACGAAGAGCCGGGTGATCCGCTCGACTTCGAGCTCTTGAAGAGCGTTGCGCAAAGCTGCCGCACACCATTGGCAACCGGTGAAAATCTCTTTTCTTTTCAGGACGCCCGCAACCTCATCCGATATGGTGGTCTCGACCCTAAGACTAGTGTTCTCCAGATAGACCCTGCACTCAGCTACGGCCTCGTTGAATACTTACGGATTCTCGGGATGCTCGCCGAACTCGGTTGGTCCTCCAGAACGTGTATTCCGCATGGTGGTCATCAGCTTACATTGCACATCGCGGCAGGCTTGGGGCTCGGCGGAAATGAATCTTATCCCGGAATCTTTCAGCCGTTCGGAGGCTTTGCCGATCGTGAGCGCGTTCAGCAGGGACGTGTGCGACTTCCAGAAGAACCAGGAATCGGCATCGAGTTGAAAAGCGAGTTGTATAAGTTGTTCCGGAGGATGGCGGCCTAG
- a CDS encoding SUMF1/EgtB/PvdO family nonheme iron enzyme produces the protein MRSFWPVLILLLVAPASVSARSKSTQTRENNVPEYVNSIGIKMIRIPAGTFAMGNSLPTDPRKLGQFEMLTHGDYDEQPVHQVTISHPFYISQTEITAAEYEKFRMDYQEAGRFPPYVTGVSWYDAEAFCKWLSEKEHRHYRLPTEAEWEYVARAGGTGLFGNSNTIPKSGEPNAFGIENMNTDALEWVADWYGPYSYEAQTDPVGPADGVGRVVRGGGIMGPSGSGEHQELNGLAPYYRRSANRASVAPQYQGLHMVGFRIVEGPEPTTKPTPVQPRLWSQFVKQKDPPVSDGPSAKRPWFHIRPILPIPPDNALPDAIKAAGLDPGILGHIHSPGVVVCPNGDLLYIAFAAPTPETEYLPNVLLIATRLRFGSDEWDMPDVFYDFADVNDQTALLWNDGNKLQLFTGGVGLAGVPFRWQTSKDNGATWSEISFPLLSGPVGGFSPQPITNAFRTSDGTMYVASDAVGGHSLLWASRDDGRTWYDTGGRTAGRHTAFVVLKDGSILGLGGKNTDIDGYMPAVISRDGGKTWGAPFKTPFPALSSNQRPALIRLADGNLFLAADWQDRKGKQPQGITHHGVYVALSRDDGKTWHIKTLPHTLPHEAALYRNRPNWSHYYDDYGTIGYAVARQAPNGLIHLISTMTQPSLEFELNEAWIMSNDDRPTTIPETEASTKVLHGTQSYPDGRLQAKWTGIVDASGRYLLHGPETWYYENGKKQYEVNYRNGKKVGDETYWAPDGNKVWEWQRQEDGAAIWRQYWPNGKMKQESHWNGQQASGPATAWDPSGRIISQSEFENGQLQNASPVEAIR, from the coding sequence ATGCGCTCTTTTTGGCCTGTCTTGATTCTGCTGCTTGTCGCTCCTGCGTCGGTAAGCGCGAGGAGTAAGAGCACTCAAACTCGCGAGAACAACGTCCCAGAGTACGTCAATTCCATCGGGATAAAGATGATCCGGATTCCGGCGGGCACGTTCGCAATGGGAAACTCTCTCCCGACCGACCCGAGAAAGCTTGGTCAGTTCGAGATGCTGACGCACGGTGACTACGACGAGCAACCAGTTCACCAGGTCACGATTTCACACCCGTTCTACATTTCCCAGACTGAGATAACCGCAGCAGAGTACGAAAAATTTCGCATGGATTACCAGGAGGCGGGGCGCTTTCCACCGTACGTAACGGGTGTTAGCTGGTATGACGCTGAGGCATTCTGTAAATGGTTAAGCGAGAAGGAGCACCGTCACTACCGTCTACCAACTGAAGCCGAATGGGAATACGTTGCACGTGCCGGCGGGACAGGGTTATTCGGAAACAGCAACACGATCCCTAAGAGCGGAGAACCAAATGCTTTTGGCATCGAGAACATGAATACTGACGCCTTGGAATGGGTTGCGGACTGGTACGGTCCGTACTCTTACGAGGCACAGACCGATCCAGTTGGCCCTGCCGACGGAGTGGGGCGTGTTGTAAGAGGTGGCGGGATCATGGGTCCGAGCGGTTCTGGGGAACACCAGGAACTGAATGGCCTTGCGCCCTATTATCGGCGCTCAGCGAATCGCGCGAGTGTTGCGCCACAATATCAGGGGCTGCACATGGTCGGGTTTCGCATTGTTGAAGGTCCTGAACCCACGACAAAGCCGACGCCGGTCCAGCCGCGCTTGTGGTCGCAGTTCGTGAAGCAAAAAGACCCTCCTGTATCGGACGGTCCGAGTGCGAAGCGTCCCTGGTTCCACATTCGTCCAATTCTTCCGATCCCGCCCGACAATGCACTTCCAGACGCAATCAAGGCAGCGGGGTTGGACCCAGGAATTCTAGGGCACATTCATTCTCCGGGAGTTGTCGTTTGTCCCAATGGCGATCTTCTCTACATCGCGTTCGCCGCACCGACTCCGGAGACAGAGTATCTTCCCAACGTGCTTCTCATCGCAACGCGGTTAAGGTTTGGCTCTGACGAGTGGGACATGCCAGACGTCTTCTACGACTTTGCTGACGTTAACGATCAAACAGCACTGTTGTGGAATGACGGAAATAAGTTGCAGCTCTTTACTGGCGGAGTTGGCTTAGCGGGTGTTCCATTCCGGTGGCAAACTTCGAAGGATAATGGTGCAACCTGGTCGGAAATCTCATTTCCGTTACTGTCAGGCCCGGTTGGAGGTTTCTCCCCGCAGCCGATCACGAATGCATTTAGAACCTCAGATGGGACGATGTACGTCGCCAGCGATGCGGTGGGTGGGCACTCTCTCCTGTGGGCGAGTCGCGATGACGGAAGAACCTGGTATGACACTGGAGGACGGACGGCCGGACGGCATACAGCATTTGTCGTTCTCAAGGACGGCAGTATCCTTGGGCTCGGCGGCAAGAACACGGACATAGATGGTTATATGCCCGCCGTGATTTCTCGGGATGGCGGCAAGACGTGGGGAGCGCCCTTCAAGACACCGTTTCCAGCTCTTTCGAGTAATCAGCGGCCAGCTCTTATCCGCCTTGCTGACGGCAATCTGTTCCTCGCGGCGGATTGGCAGGACCGTAAGGGAAAGCAACCGCAAGGAATCACGCATCACGGAGTTTACGTTGCGCTCTCGAGGGACGACGGTAAGACTTGGCATATCAAGACCCTCCCCCACACACTGCCGCACGAAGCGGCGCTCTATCGCAATCGGCCGAATTGGAGCCACTATTACGACGACTACGGAACCATCGGCTACGCGGTTGCAAGACAGGCTCCGAATGGCCTGATTCACCTGATCTCCACCATGACTCAACCCTCTCTTGAATTCGAACTGAACGAGGCTTGGATTATGTCTAACGATGACAGACCGACGACAATTCCAGAAACAGAAGCGAGTACGAAAGTGCTGCACGGAACACAGTCTTATCCCGATGGCCGGCTGCAGGCGAAATGGACCGGAATAGTTGACGCGAGCGGCAGGTACCTGCTTCATGGACCTGAAACCTGGTATTACGAGAATGGGAAAAAGCAATACGAAGTGAACTACAGGAATGGAAAGAAAGTGGGAGACGAAACTTATTGGGCCCCTGACGGAAATAAGGTTTGGGAGTGGCAGCGTCAGGAAGACGGTGCTGCTATTTGGAGGCAGTACTGGCCCAATGGGAAGATGAAGCAGGAGTCCCACTGGAATGGCCAACAGGCAAGCGGTCCGGCGACGGCATGGGATCCGTCCGGTCGCATTATCAGCCAATCGGAATTTGAGAACGGTCAATTGCAGAACGCCTCTCCAGTTGAGGCGATTCGATGA
- a CDS encoding TonB-dependent receptor yields MTVTGEQPLIDTESAQQLDTVSNQQVQDLPLPKQDWTALLTQHTGTTETNNGNGAGLSFNGLATAAFNITVDGTNASNDPELPAFGFYQSPNIINSVNNDAISEVSVTKGIAPASSGGTMSGNVNVITKGGTNNFRGDLFEINDVSAMDARNWFLPTKHRSTFNQYGGSIGGPIIKNRLFFFGSYQGAKLRAFRAVTDDVPTPYLISISPSVYSQVFQAFPGVTQPAGDPTALTAQVTRAGSTVQNDGNGVARFDFYPSQSNIVTLRYIRSRPYLNRPNITLVDPRATTGHSDELNASLIHTGHSNWTSSTRFGYNRLRLDRQDLGFGQDLEQVKFGFDSQGAETFDKIGSTYSGEESIAINKGRHTIEFGGILQRQNAGRLDLNTTTLSYSDLSDFLNNIPSQVVITFDLPKFEIYTYQIGGYIQDDFKVTSNLTLNLGLRYDYFTVPKEAHNRIFDRGVDPNNPQLGPGFGPFRPADSMYKADFNNFSPRLGFSWGLGSDRKTVIRGGSGVFVGPHPIFGGPIEEVQAAANVPFRIYLNRDQAIAAGLQYPVTRDQYSNILANLQSSGVLSSEFANTAIDPNFPNPYSIQWMLGVERELPYHMGLSVSYVGSRGLKLNMVEIKNLPDRLTGVAPVPTFSQFRYYTPKDSSTYHSLQVSLSKQFSRGLMFNASYTREYNESYGDADLLLQNPPQDNNNLRGDIGPTPYDVPNMFTFNYVYDVPTPHFLTSNRAGKLVMGGWEWSGIVMIHSGTPWNILNPNSSYPSDRPDLIGNPYNSNWRSTPNLQYLNPAAFAAPTCPSGVTCTNNDTIVQASGAQSVPGTIRRNGIWGPGFWNYDTTVRKSFSITERVRFMLHADLLDAFNHPNFAVTPTGLVTQINKGSFGQLTSATNRQIQVGARLSF; encoded by the coding sequence GTGACAGTGACCGGCGAGCAGCCATTAATTGATACGGAGAGCGCTCAGCAACTCGACACTGTGAGTAACCAACAGGTCCAGGATCTTCCCCTGCCCAAACAGGATTGGACCGCGCTATTGACCCAGCACACGGGAACGACGGAAACGAACAACGGCAATGGTGCCGGGCTCAGCTTCAACGGACTGGCGACCGCTGCATTCAACATCACCGTCGATGGTACCAATGCGTCAAACGACCCGGAGCTGCCGGCGTTTGGGTTTTACCAGTCACCTAACATAATCAATTCCGTTAACAATGACGCGATCTCCGAAGTTAGCGTCACGAAGGGGATTGCGCCTGCGAGTTCCGGTGGGACGATGTCGGGGAACGTTAACGTCATCACCAAGGGCGGCACGAACAATTTCCGAGGCGACCTCTTTGAAATAAACGACGTCAGCGCTATGGACGCCCGCAACTGGTTTCTCCCGACGAAACATCGCTCTACGTTCAATCAATACGGCGGCTCAATTGGTGGTCCGATCATTAAGAACCGTCTGTTTTTCTTCGGCAGCTATCAGGGCGCAAAGCTCAGGGCCTTCCGGGCAGTTACGGATGACGTGCCAACGCCATATCTGATCAGCATCTCGCCGTCTGTCTATTCGCAGGTCTTTCAGGCTTTCCCGGGGGTGACGCAACCCGCCGGAGACCCCACAGCATTGACGGCGCAGGTCACGCGTGCCGGCTCGACAGTGCAGAACGACGGCAACGGAGTTGCACGTTTTGATTTCTACCCAAGTCAGTCGAACATTGTGACGCTTCGTTATATCCGCTCGCGTCCCTATCTCAACAGGCCCAACATCACGCTCGTAGACCCGCGTGCAACGACGGGACATAGCGATGAACTCAATGCCAGCCTCATACATACGGGGCACTCAAACTGGACGTCCTCCACGAGGTTTGGCTACAACCGTTTGAGGCTTGACCGTCAAGACCTCGGCTTCGGTCAAGATCTCGAACAAGTGAAGTTCGGGTTCGACTCCCAGGGTGCAGAGACCTTCGACAAGATTGGGTCAACGTATTCTGGCGAAGAATCGATTGCTATCAACAAGGGGCGACACACAATCGAGTTCGGTGGAATCTTGCAGCGCCAGAATGCCGGACGTCTCGACTTGAATACGACTACGCTGTCCTATTCAGATTTGTCGGATTTCCTTAACAACATCCCCAGCCAGGTCGTGATCACGTTCGACCTGCCGAAATTCGAAATCTACACCTATCAGATTGGCGGCTACATACAAGACGATTTCAAGGTAACCAGCAATCTGACCCTCAACCTTGGGCTCCGATACGACTACTTCACGGTTCCGAAGGAAGCACACAATCGAATTTTCGATCGCGGTGTGGACCCGAACAATCCACAACTGGGACCAGGCTTCGGTCCATTTCGTCCGGCCGACTCGATGTACAAGGCCGATTTCAACAACTTCAGTCCTCGTCTCGGATTTTCGTGGGGGCTTGGCAGCGATCGTAAGACGGTGATCCGTGGTGGCAGTGGTGTCTTTGTCGGTCCCCACCCAATCTTTGGTGGACCTATCGAAGAGGTGCAGGCCGCTGCAAATGTGCCGTTCCGGATTTATCTGAATCGCGACCAGGCGATCGCGGCCGGACTGCAGTACCCGGTCACACGTGACCAGTACTCAAACATTCTGGCAAATCTGCAAAGCTCTGGAGTCCTCTCCTCAGAGTTTGCTAACACTGCGATCGATCCGAATTTCCCGAATCCATACAGCATCCAGTGGATGCTCGGTGTCGAACGCGAACTCCCGTACCACATGGGCCTGAGTGTGTCGTATGTCGGTTCACGTGGCCTGAAGCTGAACATGGTAGAAATCAAGAATCTACCCGATCGGCTCACGGGTGTGGCTCCGGTTCCGACGTTCAGCCAGTTCCGCTATTACACCCCCAAGGATTCGAGTACCTACCACAGCCTGCAGGTGTCGTTGAGCAAGCAGTTTTCGCGCGGTTTGATGTTTAACGCAAGCTACACTCGCGAGTACAACGAATCCTATGGTGACGCCGATCTCCTTTTGCAGAACCCGCCCCAGGACAACAACAATCTTCGTGGGGATATTGGACCGACACCGTACGACGTTCCCAACATGTTCACATTCAACTACGTGTACGACGTTCCGACGCCTCATTTTTTGACGAGCAATCGAGCTGGAAAACTAGTCATGGGCGGGTGGGAATGGTCGGGCATTGTCATGATTCACAGCGGTACACCGTGGAACATACTGAATCCGAATTCGTCGTACCCAAGTGATCGTCCTGATCTCATTGGGAATCCCTATAACTCCAACTGGCGAAGCACCCCGAATCTGCAGTACCTCAACCCGGCAGCTTTCGCTGCACCAACCTGCCCATCGGGCGTCACTTGCACGAACAATGACACAATCGTGCAAGCGAGCGGTGCGCAGTCGGTTCCGGGAACGATTCGGCGCAATGGGATTTGGGGACCTGGTTTCTGGAACTACGACACCACCGTTCGTAAGTCCTTCTCGATTACGGAGCGGGTACGGTTCATGTTGCATGCGGATCTCCTCGACGCGTTCAATCATCCCAACTTCGCCGTAACACCGACGGGACTGGTAACGCAAATCAACAAGGGCAGTTTCGGTCAGCTGACGTCGGCAACCAACCGGCAGATCCAAGTCGGCGCAAGATTGTCCTTCTGA
- a CDS encoding four-carbon acid sugar kinase family protein, producing MPKLLIIADDLTGAIDTGAQFAEQQISTLILPELSKDEEGPFDCEVLVINTETRHCTPSNAADAVLCAAAFGQKHGIQHFYKKTDSTLRGNLGAEFQALMNATREKRLFFVPAFPRLQRVTRKGRQYVNGVELHRSEFGNDPLNPILTSDISILLEQQAQLPTHLLAADPNDVSELTDEGVYIFDCESEADIRSIAATLHKVRPLTNLAGSAGFAPSLKDLLQLNASIPKAVLDVAARTLVVNGSLNPVARRQLTFAARNGFIITQINPSELVRDGASGEMARAKITENILQTMRSEKTVILTTDADFCSSDGVTAMLAIANRVGELASAIVSKAGPLLLIVFGGDTLSSITRSLHCKRIIPMAEVLPGIALSRLETRESRLFVVSKAGGFGAEDILPVILESLRRFQQ from the coding sequence ATGCCGAAGCTGTTGATCATCGCCGACGACCTTACGGGCGCAATCGATACCGGCGCGCAGTTCGCGGAGCAACAAATCTCGACGCTCATCCTTCCAGAACTGTCGAAAGACGAAGAAGGCCCATTCGATTGCGAAGTTCTCGTAATCAACACAGAGACGCGTCATTGCACCCCTTCCAATGCAGCAGACGCCGTGTTATGCGCCGCAGCTTTCGGACAGAAGCACGGAATTCAGCATTTCTACAAAAAGACCGACTCGACACTGCGCGGCAACCTGGGAGCCGAGTTCCAGGCCCTGATGAATGCCACTCGAGAAAAGAGGCTGTTCTTCGTTCCCGCATTTCCCCGGCTACAGCGCGTGACGCGCAAAGGCAGGCAGTACGTAAATGGCGTAGAACTGCACAGGTCGGAGTTCGGCAACGATCCATTGAATCCAATACTGACTTCGGATATATCGATTTTGTTAGAACAGCAGGCACAACTTCCAACACACCTTTTGGCTGCAGATCCTAACGACGTCTCCGAGCTCACGGACGAGGGCGTCTACATTTTCGACTGCGAGAGCGAGGCCGACATTCGCTCGATTGCGGCAACTCTGCACAAAGTAAGACCCCTCACCAATCTCGCTGGGTCTGCGGGGTTCGCTCCTTCGCTGAAAGATTTGCTGCAATTGAATGCCTCCATACCGAAGGCAGTTCTCGATGTCGCGGCACGCACATTGGTAGTGAACGGAAGCCTTAACCCGGTAGCGCGGCGCCAGCTGACCTTCGCTGCTCGCAATGGGTTCATCATTACGCAGATAAATCCAAGCGAGTTGGTGCGAGATGGCGCATCTGGCGAGATGGCCAGGGCAAAAATTACAGAGAATATCCTTCAAACAATGCGCTCGGAAAAAACTGTGATTCTCACCACGGATGCCGATTTCTGTTCGTCAGATGGGGTGACCGCGATGCTCGCGATTGCGAACCGAGTTGGAGAGCTTGCGAGCGCAATAGTGTCCAAAGCCGGCCCTTTGTTGCTGATTGTCTTTGGAGGCGACACTTTGTCCTCGATCACGAGAAGCCTGCATTGCAAACGAATCATACCCATGGCGGAAGTGCTGCCTGGAATCGCGTTGTCACGACTTGAAACTCGAGAGAGTCGGCTGTTCGTTGTTTCGAAGGCGGGGGGATTCGGGGCAGAGGATATTTTGCCCGTCATTTTGGAGTCGTTAAGGAGATTTCAGCAATGA
- a CDS encoding IclR family transcriptional regulator yields MTKKPAANIQRRRRPKSFLPSGDSNGERYHSKAIGRALDILDCFHDPEASLNLKEISDITRLSVSSLFRVLVTLEVHGYLQKNEDGTYLLSSKVLFGRLRERAEHIRDIAHPFLEALARNFNETASMAYLFDDHIQVLDSVDSYHEIRHSNRIGRVLPPHCSSMGKAITAFQKPARADLILEGYGLFPRTSKTIVDRHILHKEFEKIRQQGYAFDRGEAVEGGICVGVPIVLESGSVCAAVSLSVPVIRMNETREKEVIQGVLATAAQIGKAIQRAAR; encoded by the coding sequence GTGACGAAGAAACCAGCAGCGAACATCCAGCGGCGGCGGCGGCCCAAATCGTTCCTACCCTCGGGCGATTCCAACGGAGAACGGTACCACTCCAAGGCCATCGGGCGTGCGCTCGACATCCTGGACTGTTTCCACGATCCAGAGGCCAGCCTGAATCTGAAGGAGATCAGCGATATCACGCGCCTCTCTGTCTCCTCTTTGTTCCGCGTGCTGGTGACTCTGGAAGTCCACGGATACCTGCAAAAAAACGAAGATGGTACATATCTGCTTTCTTCCAAAGTTCTCTTTGGGCGCCTGCGAGAACGTGCCGAGCACATCCGCGATATCGCACATCCATTCCTGGAGGCGCTGGCACGGAATTTCAACGAAACTGCCAGTATGGCGTACCTGTTCGACGATCACATCCAGGTACTGGACTCGGTGGACAGCTACCATGAGATCCGCCACAGCAACCGTATCGGTCGTGTGTTGCCGCCCCACTGCAGTTCGATGGGAAAAGCGATAACAGCATTTCAAAAACCGGCTCGTGCGGACCTCATACTCGAGGGATACGGATTATTTCCACGCACCTCCAAAACAATTGTCGACCGTCACATCCTGCATAAAGAGTTCGAAAAGATCCGTCAGCAGGGGTACGCATTCGACCGTGGTGAAGCGGTTGAAGGCGGTATCTGTGTGGGCGTTCCGATCGTTTTGGAATCTGGCTCTGTTTGTGCGGCGGTCAGCCTTTCAGTTCCGGTAATCCGCATGAACGAGACTCGCGAGAAAGAAGTGATCCAGGGGGTGCTCGCGACCGCTGCTCAGATCGGGAAAGCCATCCAAAGGGCTGCCCGATGA
- a CDS encoding aldo/keto reductase, producing the protein MELRLLSGTDLNVSRLCFGTMTFGNPVETSTACEMVSRCIDAGINFFDTANVYQQGISESMLGDALKRRRHRVILASKVRGAMGPAPDQSGLSKASIMRAIEESLRRLQTDYLDVYYLHQPDYEVPIEETLEALQRLVNDGKVRWVATSNYASWQVCEMLTLARDHNYKPAVIAQQMYNLIARGLEQEFVPFACKNDVSIIAYNPLAGGLLTGKHSGSHFTPGTRFADNRMYQDRYWHEQNFEAVAGLMNIAEQCGRSLLSLAFSWLLHHTSVQCVILGASRLEQLEQNLAACEQGPLSPDTLRVCDEVWNRLRGPVPVYNR; encoded by the coding sequence ATGGAACTACGACTGTTAAGTGGAACCGACCTGAACGTGTCGCGACTGTGTTTTGGCACGATGACCTTCGGCAATCCTGTGGAGACTTCCACGGCTTGCGAGATGGTGAGCCGGTGCATCGATGCCGGGATTAATTTCTTCGATACCGCGAATGTTTATCAGCAGGGCATTTCGGAGTCGATGCTCGGCGATGCCCTGAAACGACGCCGGCACCGTGTCATTCTCGCGAGTAAAGTCCGCGGCGCGATGGGTCCGGCGCCCGACCAAAGCGGCCTCTCCAAAGCTTCGATCATGCGAGCGATCGAGGAGTCCTTGCGGCGCCTGCAAACCGACTACCTGGATGTCTACTATCTGCACCAACCGGACTACGAGGTGCCGATCGAGGAAACGCTCGAGGCATTGCAGCGACTGGTAAATGACGGCAAGGTGCGCTGGGTCGCGACGTCTAATTATGCAAGCTGGCAAGTCTGCGAGATGTTGACCCTCGCCAGAGATCACAACTACAAGCCCGCAGTCATTGCGCAACAGATGTACAACCTGATTGCACGCGGTCTGGAACAGGAGTTCGTTCCTTTCGCCTGCAAAAACGATGTCTCGATCATCGCGTATAACCCATTGGCGGGCGGGTTGCTCACTGGAAAACATTCTGGGTCTCACTTCACGCCGGGAACCAGATTCGCGGACAACCGTATGTATCAGGACCGGTATTGGCACGAACAGAACTTCGAAGCCGTCGCTGGACTTATGAATATCGCGGAACAGTGCGGACGTTCGCTGCTCAGTCTCGCATTCAGCTGGCTGCTCCATCACACCTCTGTGCAATGTGTCATTCTCGGGGCTTCCCGCCTCGAACAGTTGGAGCAGAACCTCGCCGCATGCGAACAAGGCCCTCTCTCGCCTGACACTCTGCGAGTTTGCGATGAGGTCTGGAACCGTCTACGTGGGCCAGTGCCCGTGTACAACCGGTAG